The proteins below come from a single Cannabis sativa cultivar Pink pepper isolate KNU-18-1 chromosome 3, ASM2916894v1, whole genome shotgun sequence genomic window:
- the LOC115709815 gene encoding formin-like protein 20 isoform X1 — protein MALFRRFFYRKPPDRLLEISERVYVFDCCFSTDVLEEDEYKVYLGGIVPQLQDYFPDASFMVFNFREGVRRSQISDVLSQYDMTVMDYPRQYEGCPLLPLEMIHHFLRSSESWLSLEGQQNVLLMHCERGGWPVLAFMLAGLLLYRKQYNGEQKTLEMVYKQAPRELLHLLSPLNPQPSQLRYLQYISRRNLGADWPPSDTPLHLDCLILRLIPLFDGGKGCRPVIRVYGQDPSTPANRSSKLLFSTTKARKQIRLYGQAECLLVKIDIHCRIQGDVVLECIHLDEDLVREEMMFRVMFHTAFVRSNILLLNRDEIDVLWDAKDQFPRDFKAEVLFLDADAVVPDITTVVASEDGNENESASPEEFFEVEEIFSSAVDGTEGKGDLDTPRTRNTRPEELVHKEVWKEDFDPHTFQDCPSDDGNYKLDKKVDSNIDAVKDIAVDDVKYKLDDKVDSDINVVKDIAVDEGDAKTNAMLVTEEVLRHAITKEVKEDANGKLEEMDNGIDDEDAAVEKKLDSKVSQQKSSVDITRQKSDKFQSVTRKQPTSNTKSAADTSVAKHKTKQQESQGKSAKPAVSRWIPTNKGSYVNSMHVSYPTNAVHVSYPPSRYNSAPAALSSSATSKESNSNTKSRVASLSSIVTNVASNDLANEQKIHKVDRIKPLDSIQKKLAPSQASSIQSIEETASLSPVSTSSLSPVSTVTRASQQQIVHTPQPKTVVSPPPPPPPPPPPLPHLSNSSFVHILSSKSLTLSSPPLRVDAPPSPPPPPPPPPPPPPPPPFSSSNTSYVKPSPMSLAPPPPPPPPPPPPPPPPLSSLSKTLMPSTGPTPPPPPPPPPFSSSRPNSGAMLSPSPSPWTSISSLVSATSYQPPPPPPPPPPPYSLNMSSASTLTNNRVDIPYHTLPPPTRGSQPPPPPPPPPPPPPQTLPTSLPPPPLLPSRGSSLPASLPGASPPPPPPPPPMYGSPAPPPPSTRGVPPPPPPPPTCGAPPPPPPPPLRGGPTPPPPPPMPGVPPPPPPPMRGAPPPPPPPMRGAPPPPPPPMRGAPPPPPPPMRGAPPPPPPPMRGAPPPPPPPFSGGPPPPPPPMRGAPPPPPPPGGRAPGPPPPPRPPGGAPPPPPPGTKGAIPDARGLSLGRGRGLPRPMGMGATATAPRRSSLKPLHWSKVTRALQGSLWEELQRYGDPQIAPEFDVSEIETLFSATVPKPADSGGKAGGRRKSTGSKTDKVHLIDLRRANNTEIMLTKVKMPLPDMMAAVLAMDESVLDVDQVENLIKFCPTKEEMELLKGYTGDKETLGKCEQYFMELMKVPRVESKLRVFSFKIQFNSQISEFKKSLNTVNSACEEVRNSFKLKDIMKKILFLGNTLNQGTARGSAIGFKLDSLLKLSDTRASNSKMTLMHYLCKGLASRSTGLLDFHKDLVSLEPATKIQLKSLAEEMQAIIKGLEKVKQELGASENDGPVSEVFRKTLKGFITVAETEVVSVTNLYSVVGRNADALALYFGEDPARCPFEQVTATLLNFIRLFRKAHEENCKQAELEKKKAEKEAEMEKAKGVNLTKKAAK, from the exons ATGGCGCTGTTCAGAAGGTTCTTTTATAGAAAGCCGCCGGATCGGCTTCTGGAAATCTCCGAGAGGGTCTATG TTTTTGATTGTTGCTTCTCCACTGACGTGTTGGAAGAAGATGAATACAAAGTGTACTTGGGTGGCATTGTCCCGCAGCTACAGGATTACTTTCCTGATGCTTCCTTCATGGTTTTTAACTTTAGAGAAGGGGTGAGGCGAAGCCAAATATCAGATGTATTGTCTCAGTATGACATGACAGTAATGGATTACCCGCGACAATACGAGGGATGCCCACTTCTACCGCTGGAGATGATCCATCACTTCCTTCGATCAAGTGAAAGCTGGCTGTCATTAGAGGGGCAGCAAAATGTGTTGTTGATGCACTGCGAAAGGGGTGGGTGGCCTGTCCTTGCTTTCATGCTGGCAGGTCTTTTGTTGTACCGGAAACAGTACAATGGCGAACAAAAGACACTTGAGATGGTTTACAAGCAAGCTCCTAGGGAACTTCTTCACCTGTTATCTCCTTTAAATCCACAGCCTTCACAGCTGAGATATCTTCAGTACATCTCTAGAAGAAATTTGGGTGCTGATTGGCCTCCATCAGACACCCCTCTCCATTTAGACTGTTTGATACTTAGGCTCATTCCACTTTTTGATGGGGGAAAAGGTTGCAGGCCTGTTATAAGGGTTTATGGTCAAGACCCTTCAACGCCAGCCAACAGAAGTTCGAAGCTTCTGTTTTCAACAACAAAGGCAAGAAAACAAATTCGCCTTTACGGACAG GCAGAATGTCTGTTGGTGAAGATCGATATCCATTGCCGTATTCAAGGGGATGTTGTTCTTGAGTGTATCCACTTAGACGAAGATCTTGTACGTGAGGAGATGATGTTTAGAGTTATGTTCCATACAGCATTTGTGCGGTCAAATATTTTGTTGCTAAATCGTGATGAAATTGATGTTTTGTGGGATGCCAAAGACCAGTTTCCCAGGGACTTTAAGGCAGAG GTACTTTTTTTGGATGCTGATGCCGTTGTCCCTGATATCACCACAGTGGTGGCAAGTGAAGATGGAAATGAGAATGAAAGTGCTTCACCAGAGGAATTCTTTGAGGTCGAGGAGATTTTTAGCAGTGCAGTGGATGGGACAGAAGGGAAGGGGGACTTGGATACCCCTAGAACTCGCAACACCAGGCCAGAAGAGTTAGTTCACAAAGAAGTTTGGAAGGAAGATTTTGATCCTCACACTTTCCAAGACTGTCCATCAGATGATGGGAACTACAAACTAGATAAAAAGGTGGATTCTAATATAGATGCTGTAAAGGACATTGCTGTGGATGATGTGAAATATAAGCTGGATGATAAGGTGGACTCTGATATTAATGTAGTTAAAGATATTGCTGTGGACGAGGGAGATGCCAAAACAAATGCAATGTTGGTTACTGAAGAGGTGCTGAGACATGCCATAACCAAGGAAGTGAAAGAAGATGCTAATGGAAAATTGGAAGAGATGGACAATGGAATCGATGATGAAGACGCTGCTGTGGAAAAGAAGTTGGATTCCAAGGTTTCACAGCAAAAGTCAAGTGTTGATATCACTAGGCAAAAATCTGACAAATTTCAGTCTGTCACTAGGAAACAGCCAACAtcaaacacaaaatcagcaGCAGATACAAGTGTAGCAAAACACAAGACTAAGCAGCAAGAGTCTCAGGGTAAATCAGCAAAGCCAGCAGTATCTAGGTGGATACCCACAAACAAAGGCTCTTATGTGAACTCAATGCATGTGTCATATCCAACAAATGCAGTGCATGTATCATATCCTCCATCAAGATATAATAGTGCACCTGCTGCTCTTTCCAGCTCAGCTACTTCTAAGGAGTCTAATTCAAATACAAAATCTAGGGTGGCTTCCCTGAGTTCCATTGTCACAAACGTGGCTTCTAATGATCTAGCCAATGAACAAAAAATTCATAAGGTGGATAGGATAAAGCCTTTAGACTCTATCCAAAAGAAGCTTGCACCAAGCCAGGCATCTTCTATTCAATCAATTGAAGAGACTGCTTCATTATCCCCTGTTTCAACATCATCCTTGTCCCCTGTTTCAACAGTGACACGTGCTTCTCAACAACAAATAGTACATACTCCCCAACCTAAAACAGTTGTGTCGCCTCCTCCACCAcctcctcctcctccaccaCCACTGCCACATCTTTCTAATAGTTCGTTCGTGCATATACTTTCTAGTAAGTCTTTAACATTGTCTTCCCCACCTTTAAGAGTAGATGCTCCTCcttctcctcctcctcctcctcctcctcctcctccaccCCCACCTCCACCCCCATTTTCAAGTAGCAACACATCTTATGTAAAGCCATCACCCATGTCCTTGGCTCCAcctcctcctcctccaccaccaccaccaccaccaccaccaccaccactttCCTCTTTGTCCAAAACTCTCATGCCCTCTACTGGACctacaccaccaccaccacccccTCCCCCACCTTTTTCATCTAGTAGGCCAAATAGTGGGGCTATGTTATCTCCATCGCCATCACCTTGGACGTCTATATCTTCTCTTGTTAGTGCAACAAGCTATCAACCACCCCCGCCTCCACCTCCACCCCCACCCCCCTATTCTCTTAATATGTCAAGTGCATCAACACTTACTAATAATAGAGTTGATATACCATACCACACTCTTCCTCCACCTACTCGTGGTAGCCAACCTCCACCTCcgccaccacctccaccaccgCCTCCACCTCAAACTTTGCCTACATCGTTACCGCCACCACCTCTTCTTCCTTCTCGTGGATCTTCGCTTCCAGCTTCTTTGCCTGGTGCGTCACCTCCTCCTCCACCCCCTCCACCTCCTATGTATGGATCACCAGCCCCACCACCTCCATCAACCCGTGGAGTACCGCCGCCGCCGCCACCACCTCCAACATGTGGAGCTCCACCCCCACCGCCCCCACCACCATTGCGTGGAGGCCCAACTCCACCACCGCCTCCTCCAATGCCTGGAGTTCCGCCACCGCCACCACCTCCAATGCGCGGGGCTCCACCGCCGCCGCCACCTCCAATGCGCGGGGCTCCACCGCCGCCACCACCTCCAATGCGCGGGGCTCCACCGCCGCCACCACCTCCAATGCGCGGGGCTCCACCGCCGCCACCACCTCCAATGCGCGGGgctccaccaccaccaccacctccattTAGTGGAGGCCCACCTCCTCCGCCACCTCCAATGCGTGGAGCACCACCTCCACCTCCTCCACCAGGAGGTCGGGCTCCAGGGCCTCCACCTCCACCGAGACCTCCAGGTGGGGcacctcctccacctcctcctGGCACCAAAGGAGCAATTCCTGATGCAAGAGGCCTATCTTTAGGGAGGGGGCGTGGGCTTCCACGTCCTATGGGGATGGGGGCTACTGCCACTGCACCTCGAAGATCTTCATTAAAGCCACTGCACTGGAGCAAGGTGACAAGAGCATTGCAAGGAAGCTTGTGGGAAGAGTTGCAAAGATATGGGGATCCTCAAAT TGCTCCAGAATTTGATGTATCAGAGATAGAGACTCTTTTCTCTGCAACAGTCCCCAAACCTGCTGATTCAGGGGGAAAAGCTGGAGGGCGTCGTAAGTCTACAGGATCCAAAACTGACAAAGTGCACCTG ATTGACCTGAGGAGGGCAAACAACACTGAAATTATGCTCACAAAAGTTAAGATGCCACTTCCTGATATGATG GCTGCAGTGCTAGCGATGGATGAATCAGTATTAGATGTTGATCAAGtggaaaatttaataaaattttgtcCTACTAAAGAAGAGATGGAACTTCTCAAG GGTTACACAGGTGATAAAGAGACCCTGGGAAAGTGTGAACAG TATTTTATGGAGTTGATGAAAGTTCCTAGAGTGGAATCAAAATTGCGAGTGTTCTCTTTCAAGATTCAGTTCAACTCTCAG ATTTCAGAATTTAAAAAGAGTTTGAACACTGTGAACTCTGCATGTGAAGAG GTCCGGAATTCCTTCAAATTAAAAGATATTATGAAGAAAATTCTTTTTCTGGGTAATACTTTAAACCAGGGGACTGCGAGAG GTTCTGCAATTGGATTCAAGTTGGACAGTCTTTTAAAACTTAGTGATACACGTGCTTCTAACAGCAAGATGACACTCATGCATTATCTTTGCAAG GGTCTCGCTTCTAGGTCTACAGGACTTCTTGATTTTCACAAAGACCTTGTCAGCCTGGAACCTGCAACAAAG ATACAATTGAAGTCTTTAGCTGAAGAAATGCAAGCTATAATAAAGGGGCTAGAAAAGGTCAAGCAGGAGCTGGGTGCATCGGAAAATGATGGTCCCGTGTCTGAGGTTTTTCGTAAG ACACTGAAAGGATTCATTACTGTTGCTGAGACGGAGGTGGTTTCTGTGACTAACCTATACTCTGTGGTG GGTAGGAATGCTGATGCACTTGCCTTGTATTTTGGCGAGGATCCTGCACGCTGTCCATTCGAGCAAG TGACAGcaactttattaaattttataagatTGTTTCGGAAAGCACATGAAGAAAATTGCAAACAAGCTGAATTGGAGAAAAAGAAAGCAGAGAAGGAAGCCGAAATGGAAAAAGCTAAAGGCGTTAACCTCACGAAAAAAGCAGCTAAATAG
- the LOC115709815 gene encoding formin-like protein 20 isoform X3: protein MALFRRFFYRKPPDRLLEISERVYVFDCCFSTDVLEEDEYKVYLGGIVPQLQDYFPDASFMVFNFREGVRRSQISDVLSQYDMTVMDYPRQYEGCPLLPLEMIHHFLRSSESWLSLEGQQNVLLMHCERGGWPVLAFMLAGLLLYRKQYNGEQKTLEMVYKQAPRELLHLLSPLNPQPSQLRYLQYISRRNLGADWPPSDTPLHLDCLILRLIPLFDGGKGCRPVIRVYGQDPSTPANRSSKLLFSTTKARKQIRLYGQAECLLVKIDIHCRIQGDVVLECIHLDEDLVREEMMFRVMFHTAFVRSNILLLNRDEIDVLWDAKDQFPRDFKAEVLFLDADAVVPDITTVVASEDGNENESASPEEFFEVEEIFSSAVDGTEGKGDLDTPRTRNTRPEELVHKEVWKEDFDPHTFQDCPSDDGNYKLDKKVDSNIDAVKDIAVDDVKYKLDDKVDSDINVVKDIAVDEGDAKTNAMLVTEEVLRHAITKEVKEDANGKLEEMDNGIDDEDAAVEKKLDSKVSQQKSSVDITRQKSDKFQSVTRKQPTSNTKSAADTSVAKHKTKQQESQGKSAKPAVSRWIPTNKGSYVNSMHVSYPTNAVHVSYPPSRYNSAPAALSSSATSKESNSNTKSRVASLSSIVTNVASNDLANEQKIHKVDRIKPLDSIQKKLAPSQASSIQSIEETASLSPVSTSSLSPVSTVTRASQQQIVHTPQPKTVVSPPPPPPPPPPPLPHLSNSSFVHILSSKSLTLSSPPLRVDAPPSPPPPPPPPPPPPPPPPFSSSNTSYVKPSPMSLAPPPPPPPPPPPPPPPPLSSLSKTLMPSTGPTPPPPPPPPPFSSSRPNSGAMLSPSPSPWTSISSLVSATSYQPPPPPPPPPPPYSLNMSSASTLTNNRVDIPYHTLPPPTRGSQPPPPPPPPPPPPPQTLPTSLPPPPLLPSRGSSLPASLPGASPPPPPPPPPMYGSPAPPPPSTRGVPPPPPPPPTCGAPPPPPPPPLRGGPTPPPPPPMPGVPPPPPPPMRGAPPPPPPPMRGAPPPPPPPMRGAPPPPPPPMRGAPPPPPPPMRGAPPPPPPPFSGGPPPPPPPMRGAPPPPPPPGGRAPGPPPPPRPPGGAPPPPPPGTKGAIPDARGLSLGRGRGLPRPMGMGATATAPRRSSLKPLHWSKVTRALQGSLWEELQRYGDPQII from the exons ATGGCGCTGTTCAGAAGGTTCTTTTATAGAAAGCCGCCGGATCGGCTTCTGGAAATCTCCGAGAGGGTCTATG TTTTTGATTGTTGCTTCTCCACTGACGTGTTGGAAGAAGATGAATACAAAGTGTACTTGGGTGGCATTGTCCCGCAGCTACAGGATTACTTTCCTGATGCTTCCTTCATGGTTTTTAACTTTAGAGAAGGGGTGAGGCGAAGCCAAATATCAGATGTATTGTCTCAGTATGACATGACAGTAATGGATTACCCGCGACAATACGAGGGATGCCCACTTCTACCGCTGGAGATGATCCATCACTTCCTTCGATCAAGTGAAAGCTGGCTGTCATTAGAGGGGCAGCAAAATGTGTTGTTGATGCACTGCGAAAGGGGTGGGTGGCCTGTCCTTGCTTTCATGCTGGCAGGTCTTTTGTTGTACCGGAAACAGTACAATGGCGAACAAAAGACACTTGAGATGGTTTACAAGCAAGCTCCTAGGGAACTTCTTCACCTGTTATCTCCTTTAAATCCACAGCCTTCACAGCTGAGATATCTTCAGTACATCTCTAGAAGAAATTTGGGTGCTGATTGGCCTCCATCAGACACCCCTCTCCATTTAGACTGTTTGATACTTAGGCTCATTCCACTTTTTGATGGGGGAAAAGGTTGCAGGCCTGTTATAAGGGTTTATGGTCAAGACCCTTCAACGCCAGCCAACAGAAGTTCGAAGCTTCTGTTTTCAACAACAAAGGCAAGAAAACAAATTCGCCTTTACGGACAG GCAGAATGTCTGTTGGTGAAGATCGATATCCATTGCCGTATTCAAGGGGATGTTGTTCTTGAGTGTATCCACTTAGACGAAGATCTTGTACGTGAGGAGATGATGTTTAGAGTTATGTTCCATACAGCATTTGTGCGGTCAAATATTTTGTTGCTAAATCGTGATGAAATTGATGTTTTGTGGGATGCCAAAGACCAGTTTCCCAGGGACTTTAAGGCAGAG GTACTTTTTTTGGATGCTGATGCCGTTGTCCCTGATATCACCACAGTGGTGGCAAGTGAAGATGGAAATGAGAATGAAAGTGCTTCACCAGAGGAATTCTTTGAGGTCGAGGAGATTTTTAGCAGTGCAGTGGATGGGACAGAAGGGAAGGGGGACTTGGATACCCCTAGAACTCGCAACACCAGGCCAGAAGAGTTAGTTCACAAAGAAGTTTGGAAGGAAGATTTTGATCCTCACACTTTCCAAGACTGTCCATCAGATGATGGGAACTACAAACTAGATAAAAAGGTGGATTCTAATATAGATGCTGTAAAGGACATTGCTGTGGATGATGTGAAATATAAGCTGGATGATAAGGTGGACTCTGATATTAATGTAGTTAAAGATATTGCTGTGGACGAGGGAGATGCCAAAACAAATGCAATGTTGGTTACTGAAGAGGTGCTGAGACATGCCATAACCAAGGAAGTGAAAGAAGATGCTAATGGAAAATTGGAAGAGATGGACAATGGAATCGATGATGAAGACGCTGCTGTGGAAAAGAAGTTGGATTCCAAGGTTTCACAGCAAAAGTCAAGTGTTGATATCACTAGGCAAAAATCTGACAAATTTCAGTCTGTCACTAGGAAACAGCCAACAtcaaacacaaaatcagcaGCAGATACAAGTGTAGCAAAACACAAGACTAAGCAGCAAGAGTCTCAGGGTAAATCAGCAAAGCCAGCAGTATCTAGGTGGATACCCACAAACAAAGGCTCTTATGTGAACTCAATGCATGTGTCATATCCAACAAATGCAGTGCATGTATCATATCCTCCATCAAGATATAATAGTGCACCTGCTGCTCTTTCCAGCTCAGCTACTTCTAAGGAGTCTAATTCAAATACAAAATCTAGGGTGGCTTCCCTGAGTTCCATTGTCACAAACGTGGCTTCTAATGATCTAGCCAATGAACAAAAAATTCATAAGGTGGATAGGATAAAGCCTTTAGACTCTATCCAAAAGAAGCTTGCACCAAGCCAGGCATCTTCTATTCAATCAATTGAAGAGACTGCTTCATTATCCCCTGTTTCAACATCATCCTTGTCCCCTGTTTCAACAGTGACACGTGCTTCTCAACAACAAATAGTACATACTCCCCAACCTAAAACAGTTGTGTCGCCTCCTCCACCAcctcctcctcctccaccaCCACTGCCACATCTTTCTAATAGTTCGTTCGTGCATATACTTTCTAGTAAGTCTTTAACATTGTCTTCCCCACCTTTAAGAGTAGATGCTCCTCcttctcctcctcctcctcctcctcctcctcctccaccCCCACCTCCACCCCCATTTTCAAGTAGCAACACATCTTATGTAAAGCCATCACCCATGTCCTTGGCTCCAcctcctcctcctccaccaccaccaccaccaccaccaccaccaccactttCCTCTTTGTCCAAAACTCTCATGCCCTCTACTGGACctacaccaccaccaccacccccTCCCCCACCTTTTTCATCTAGTAGGCCAAATAGTGGGGCTATGTTATCTCCATCGCCATCACCTTGGACGTCTATATCTTCTCTTGTTAGTGCAACAAGCTATCAACCACCCCCGCCTCCACCTCCACCCCCACCCCCCTATTCTCTTAATATGTCAAGTGCATCAACACTTACTAATAATAGAGTTGATATACCATACCACACTCTTCCTCCACCTACTCGTGGTAGCCAACCTCCACCTCcgccaccacctccaccaccgCCTCCACCTCAAACTTTGCCTACATCGTTACCGCCACCACCTCTTCTTCCTTCTCGTGGATCTTCGCTTCCAGCTTCTTTGCCTGGTGCGTCACCTCCTCCTCCACCCCCTCCACCTCCTATGTATGGATCACCAGCCCCACCACCTCCATCAACCCGTGGAGTACCGCCGCCGCCGCCACCACCTCCAACATGTGGAGCTCCACCCCCACCGCCCCCACCACCATTGCGTGGAGGCCCAACTCCACCACCGCCTCCTCCAATGCCTGGAGTTCCGCCACCGCCACCACCTCCAATGCGCGGGGCTCCACCGCCGCCGCCACCTCCAATGCGCGGGGCTCCACCGCCGCCACCACCTCCAATGCGCGGGGCTCCACCGCCGCCACCACCTCCAATGCGCGGGGCTCCACCGCCGCCACCACCTCCAATGCGCGGGgctccaccaccaccaccacctccattTAGTGGAGGCCCACCTCCTCCGCCACCTCCAATGCGTGGAGCACCACCTCCACCTCCTCCACCAGGAGGTCGGGCTCCAGGGCCTCCACCTCCACCGAGACCTCCAGGTGGGGcacctcctccacctcctcctGGCACCAAAGGAGCAATTCCTGATGCAAGAGGCCTATCTTTAGGGAGGGGGCGTGGGCTTCCACGTCCTATGGGGATGGGGGCTACTGCCACTGCACCTCGAAGATCTTCATTAAAGCCACTGCACTGGAGCAAGGTGACAAGAGCATTGCAAGGAAGCTTGTGGGAAGAGTTGCAAAGATATGGGGATCCTCAAAT AATTTGA
- the LOC115709815 gene encoding formin-like protein 20 isoform X4, which yields MALFRRFFYRKPPDRLLEISERVYVFDCCFSTDVLEEDEYKVYLGGIVPQLQDYFPDASFMVFNFREGVRRSQISDVLSQYDMTVMDYPRQYEGCPLLPLEMIHHFLRSSESWLSLEGQQNVLLMHCERGGWPVLAFMLAGLLLYRKQYNGEQKTLEMVYKQAPRELLHLLSPLNPQPSQLRYLQYISRRNLGADWPPSDTPLHLDCLILRLIPLFDGGKGCRPVIRVYGQDPSTPANRSSKLLFSTTKARKQIRLYGQAECLLVKIDIHCRIQGDVVLECIHLDEDLVREEMMFRVMFHTAFVRSNILLLNRDEIDVLWDAKDQFPRDFKAEWWQVKMEMRMKVLHQRNSLRSRRFLAVQWMGQKGRGTWIPLELATPGQKS from the exons ATGGCGCTGTTCAGAAGGTTCTTTTATAGAAAGCCGCCGGATCGGCTTCTGGAAATCTCCGAGAGGGTCTATG TTTTTGATTGTTGCTTCTCCACTGACGTGTTGGAAGAAGATGAATACAAAGTGTACTTGGGTGGCATTGTCCCGCAGCTACAGGATTACTTTCCTGATGCTTCCTTCATGGTTTTTAACTTTAGAGAAGGGGTGAGGCGAAGCCAAATATCAGATGTATTGTCTCAGTATGACATGACAGTAATGGATTACCCGCGACAATACGAGGGATGCCCACTTCTACCGCTGGAGATGATCCATCACTTCCTTCGATCAAGTGAAAGCTGGCTGTCATTAGAGGGGCAGCAAAATGTGTTGTTGATGCACTGCGAAAGGGGTGGGTGGCCTGTCCTTGCTTTCATGCTGGCAGGTCTTTTGTTGTACCGGAAACAGTACAATGGCGAACAAAAGACACTTGAGATGGTTTACAAGCAAGCTCCTAGGGAACTTCTTCACCTGTTATCTCCTTTAAATCCACAGCCTTCACAGCTGAGATATCTTCAGTACATCTCTAGAAGAAATTTGGGTGCTGATTGGCCTCCATCAGACACCCCTCTCCATTTAGACTGTTTGATACTTAGGCTCATTCCACTTTTTGATGGGGGAAAAGGTTGCAGGCCTGTTATAAGGGTTTATGGTCAAGACCCTTCAACGCCAGCCAACAGAAGTTCGAAGCTTCTGTTTTCAACAACAAAGGCAAGAAAACAAATTCGCCTTTACGGACAG GCAGAATGTCTGTTGGTGAAGATCGATATCCATTGCCGTATTCAAGGGGATGTTGTTCTTGAGTGTATCCACTTAGACGAAGATCTTGTACGTGAGGAGATGATGTTTAGAGTTATGTTCCATACAGCATTTGTGCGGTCAAATATTTTGTTGCTAAATCGTGATGAAATTGATGTTTTGTGGGATGCCAAAGACCAGTTTCCCAGGGACTTTAAGGCAGAG TGGTGGCAAGTGAAGATGGAAATGAGAATGAAAGTGCTTCACCAGAGGAATTCTTTGAGGTCGAGGAGATTTTTAGCAGTGCAGTGGATGGGACAGAAGGGAAGGGGGACTTGGATACCCCTAGAACTCGCAACACCAGGCCAGAAGAGTTAG